The sequence CAGAAGCAAATCCACTCATGCGTGTTGTCTATGAGGCAAGTGTCTTTGGGTTTTATCTAATAAAAATCAGTCTACCTTTTCTACTCCTCTATCTACTAGCCAAGATCGAGCTAAAAAAATACTTTCAGTTTCTACTCGGCTGCGCACTTGTCCTGTACAGCTTCGTCCTTTGCCAGCATCTTATCTGGCTATCACTCGTATAATCCGATTAATTTCCAGAGTAATTGAAATAATAAATGAAACTTTCTGCAAAACGCTTACGTATATACTACTAACAGCAAATTCGCAGGAAGGAGGTGAAAATTATGGAATGGTGGATCATCGGTACGGTTTTGGCAATTTACCTTGTGATCATGATTCCTGTGCAATATCGTAACATTGTAGAAACAAAAAAAGAATTGAAAAAGTCGGGTAAAACGCATAATGAGATATATGACGACATGAGTTTTGAGCAGCAGCAAATGCAATTTAATCTACAAGGAAATCCTATTAATTTACCAGCTTCATTAATTGCAGAGTTTATTTATTTTTTACGTCATCGCAAAGAAAAAACAACTTAATTCGAAAAAAGGGGACTTCCATTGTTTATTGAATGGAAAGTCGCCTTTTTTGATGTTTCATTCAAACAACCGATCCACCGCACCCGTCACCGTCAGATTGCCCTCAAGTAAGGACTTCTCCAGCTCAGCGACTTGTTTCTTCTTCCCAGGCTCTGCGAAAAATGTATCAATCAACCTGTCGTTAATCATCGAACGGAACCAATCTTTTGTCTGCGATTGGCGTCTGCCTTCCCAAACACGACTATCTTCCATCGTCTGTTTAAAAGTCAATATCGTCTGCCACACGTCCTCAAGCCCAGTATTCTTAATGGATGAAACCGGAAGTGATGTGGTTGTCCATCCTGGTGACGCCGGCTGGAGAAAATGGAGCAATTGTCGGTACTCTCTCACTGTCTTTTTCGCCAGCCGAAGATTATCCCCATCCGCTTTATGAACAACAATGCCATCCGCCAGCTCCATAATCCCTTTTTTCATTCCTTGCAGTTCGTCTCCTGCTCCCGTTAATACAAGTAGCATGAAATAATCAACCATGCCCCGAACGACGGTTTCGCTTTGCCCTACGCCGACCGTTTCGATTAACACCACATCATAGCCAGCCGCTTCACAAAGTAGCATCGTCTCACGGGATTTTTTGTGGACACCCCCTAGCGTACCTGCCGATGGTGACGGTCGAATGAATGCATTTGGATGTCTTGCCAGCTCTTCCATGCGAGTTTTATCACCAAGAATACTGCCGCCTGTCACGGTAGAGCTCGGGTCAATGGCCAGTACAGCTACTTTATGGCCTGCATTGGCGAGCATCAGCCCGAATGCTTCAATGAACGTGCTTTTCCCAGCACCTGGGACACCGGTAATGCCAATGCGGATACTGTTGCCAGTTTTCGGCAAGACATTCAGCAGTAGTTGCTGACCTGCTGCTTTGTCTTGTGCGGTGATACTTTCAAGTAATGTGATTCCTTTTGCCAAATGAAGGCGCGAACCTTCGACAATCTTATCCGACAACTCATCAATCAGAATGTCACGATCCTTTTTCACAAATCGCTTGCGCTTCGCAGCAGCCATGCCATCATGGGAAGACGCGATGCCGTCCATCACATGTAGTGCACTGTCGTCGGGTAACAAACGGTTGTCATCTTTCACTCCGACACTTCCTCGTAGCCGAGTCTGCGGTATATTTCTTCAATGACTTTTTGCGCCGCAACGGGGATGACAGTTCCCGGGCCAAAAATTGCCGCTGCACCATTTTCACGTAAAAATGCATAATCTTGAGCTGGAATGACACCGCCGACGACAATAAGAATATCTTCACGACCAATTTTCGCAAGTTCTCCAAGAAGCTCTGGAACAAGCGTTTTATGTCCGGCAGCAAGCGAACTAACCCCAATGACATGGACATCATTTTCCGCTGCCTGCAAAGCTGTTTCTTCTGGTGTTTGGAACAATGGCCCGATATCGACATCAAAGCCAAGATCCGCAAATGACGAGGCAATCACTTTTGCACCACGGTCATGGCCGTCCTGCCCCATTTTGGCAATGAGAATACGTGGACGTCGACCTTCATTTTCCAAAAAGTCGTCCGCCATTGATTTCACTTCGTTAATCTCTTCTGCATTCGAGAAATTCGAACTATATACGCCACTCACGGAACGAATCACCGCCTTATGTCTACCAGATACACGTTCAATAGCATCTGAAATTTCACCGATCGTCGCGCGCGCACGTGCCGCATCGACAGCACAGGCAAGTAGATTACCTTCACCACTACGTGCAATTTCCGTTAATGTCGTTAGAATGCGTACAACTTCCGCGTCGTCGCGATCTGTCTTCATCTGATGAATACGTTCAATTTGTTTCTGACGAACAAGTGTATTGTCAATGTCCAAAATATCAATGGGATCTTCCTTGTCCAGGCGATATTTATTGACCCCAATAATGGATTCTGCACGTGAATCAATTTGTGCCTGACGCTTAGCCGCAGCTTCCTCGATTTTCATTTTTGGTAGGCCCGTTTCAATTGCTTTCGCCATACCACCCAAATCCTCGATTTCTTCAATCAATTCCCAAGCTTTGTCCATCAATTCATCCGTCAGTTTTTCGACATAGTATGAGCCGCCCCACGGATCAATTACTTTCGTCATCATCGTTTCCTCTTGCAGGAATAATTGCGTATTACGTGCAATACGTGCAGAGAAATCTGTCGGTAAAGCAATCGCCTCATCGAGTGCGTTCGTATGAAGTGACTGTGTGTGCCCCATCGCCGCCGCATTTGCTTCAATTAGCGTGCGTGTAACGTTATTGAATGGATCCTGTTCCGTTAAACTCCAGCCTGATGTTTGCGAATGTGTACGTAATGCTAGTGTTTTCGGGTTCTTCGGTTCAAACGCCGCCATCATTTGTGCCCATATTTTACGTGCCGCACGCATTTTGGCAATTTCCATATAATAATTCATGCCGATTGCCCAGAAAAATGACAATCGCGGCGCGAAGGAATCGATGTCGATCCCCGCCTTCAATCCTGTTCGGACATATTCGAGCCCATCCGCCAGTGTGTAGGCAAGCTCAATATCCGCAGTCGCTCCGGCCTCTTGCATATGGTAGCCCGAAATAGAAATGGAATTGAACTTCGGCATGTTATTAGATGTATAGTCAAAAATATCGGCAATGATTTTCATCGACATATCTGGTGGAAAAATATACGTGTTGCGCACCATATATTCTTTCAAAATATCATTCTGAATCGTCCCTGCAAGCTTGTCTGGTGTAACGCCCTGTTCTTCGGCAGCGACGATATAAAATGCCATAATCGGCAATACCGCCCCGTTCATGGTCATCGATACAGACATTTGGTCAAGAGGGATGCCGTCGAACAAAATTTTCATATCCTCAACCGAATCGATAGCAACGCCGGCTTTCCCTACATCACCTGTGACACGTGGATGATCAGAATCATAGCCACGATGAGTCGCAAGGTCGAAGGCAACAGATAATCCTTTTTGACCCATCGCTAGATTACGTCTGTAAAACGCATTACTTTCCTCAGCTGTTGAAAATCCGGCGTATTGACGTACTGTCCACGGCCTAGCCACGTACATCGTTGGGTAAGGGCCTCTTGTATTTGGTGCAAGTCCAGGATAATCGTTAACGTGTCCAAGGTTTACAATATCCTGACCTGTATAGATTGCTTTAACATCAATTCCTTCATTTGTTCGGAACAGCTTACCAGCAGATTGTGTTTGCGATTTGTTAGCTTGTACAATTTTCTTCACATCTACTTGACTGAAATCGGGCTTATTCACCGTCAACGCCCCCTTTCCGTGCAGTGTGGATTGCTATTAATTTGTCGACTTTGTTTTGTCCTGCAAATAGAAAGCCATTCAAACCAGCATCCAGCCATTGTTGAGTCATTGTAGGTTCATATTTCCCTGCGACATCTAACAGTATATTTTCCGGCCATCCTTCGAGTATTGTTTCCATAACAGCTTCAGTCATATCAGACGTAGCACAAACAATCGCATAGTCGACTTGTTCATTCGCAAGCCAAGCCTGTGCCGCTTGCGCGTCTTCAAATGCAGGACTCCATTCACACTGAATCCCGCCCGTCGCTAAAAATCCAGTGACAAAATCAGCCTTTGGTTTGAAATCTTTCAACGCACCAAACGTCAACAGCACCGTTCGTGGTTGTTCTTTACTAAATAATAATCTAAGATCCTCAAATGGTTCAGCAAGGCGACCTTCAACCGCAATACCACTCCAATCAGCAAATTCGGTAGCCACCACATCTGCATAGACATTCGTTCCAATCAATGACTGTTTCCCTATTGCTACTTCATCTCTTCGCTGTTCCAGAAGTGCGGCCAGGCTCCCGTTAGCCATATATGTTTCGTAACCACCCGCAGCTTCCATGTCTACAAATAACGCCCATGCTTTGTCTACTAGTTCAGCCGTCAATGTTTCGATGAAATAAGAACCGCCTGCTGGATCGATGACTTTATCAACATGCGTTTCTTCTTTTATAACGAGTTGGATATTGCGTGCAAATCGGATGGAACTTTCCGATGGCCCTGTCAACACATCATGCGGATGAACGGTCATCACATCTGCTCCACCAAGTACTGCAGCGAATGTTTCATTGCCAGCTCGTAACAGGTTGACATACGGATCTAGCTTCGAATAGGAGCGTAGCGACGTCGTTGCCAGCAGTGGAATAGAAGGAGTATCCGTTACTCCGTAAGCCACGCTAAAGGCTTGCCACAGCACACGGAACGCACGAAACTTGGCGATTTCCATAAAGAAATGCGTATCAGCTGCAAAACGAACAAAGAAATCTTTCGCAAAATGACTGAACGTTTCATGCTTCTCCGTATATTGTGCGGCCTGTGCCAGCGCAAGTGCCAGTTCTGTAACCGCATCAGCGCCGTTATGATGCGCTGACCATGTATCCGCACCGCTTGTCCTTACTTGCCGAAACCCTTCAGGCAATGTCCAGCCTGAAACAGCAATAGCCCCTTTCACTGCTGAACGATTCGCTTTATCAACAAATGTAAAGGCTTTCAAAAACGAGTCTTCCTTTTTAGTATTTGTGATGAAGATCGGATAGTCTGTCATCAACTGTGCGATTTCACGTAGAGAGGATTCGTCCCAGTCAAATGGCTGTGTACCATCATAAACAATCGCCTCATTACCACGGTCCAATGACTTTTTCAATTCCGTAACAAACTGTTGGCCATTCATTGCATGCGTTTGCTGTGCGATAATCCAGCCAGTCTGCTGTTTCGTTACACGAACGCCTTCTGTAAAACTTTCACGCGTATACAGTGGTTGAAGGTCAATCCCTTCCAACGTTTTCGTCATCAGCGATTCTAGCGGTTTCCCCTTCAAAGAGCGAACTGCTTCCTCTTTCCATTGTTCGAAGTCAGCTTGTTCAAATGTCGTCGATTTCATCGTATGTATAGTCATCGTACACGCTTCCCCCCTTAATCATGCATCTACTACTAGTTTACCCGACTATGCTTGGTGATGAAAGAGAAAAAAGACCGTCAATCAACGATCCCGTCTTGTATCACTAATATGTACGTTAGTGATACAAAAAAATAAAATTCTAAGCATCGGTCACTAAATAATCAAATAACCATTGTCCATCATGTTTAATGAATCCAAAATAAATGGTACTATGTCCCTCAGAAAAATAATTTGCAAAACCAATTGTCAGCTTCTCGTCTTCCAAATGATAATAACGATACTCTAGGTTTTCTAAAAAATAATCCATATCGTTAATTTTATAACTATAGTCAGTAGAATAGATCATACTTTCTTCTACATTCACTTGAACGTTTGATGAAGAAATTGATGTGATATACTCAAAATCTTTATTATTTATCGCAGTGAAAAGATGAAACGCTAAATTCATCGTTTCCCTTAATGCTTCTTTTTCTTCGCCGTTCTTCTTTTCTACATCAGCTAGTTGATTTTTCATTTGCTCATTTTCCATTTCGAGCTGCTCAATTTTCCCTTTATTGTTTACATCACTATTTTCCGATACTGGTAGTGATTTATCCTCACATCCAAATAAAAATAAAAATGAGATAAAGATAATAAATTTCTGTTTGTTCATGTAACCCCTCCAAAACTTGATGTGTTCTGCCCATTAGTGAAGTTATTTCAATAAGGAAGCCCAACTATAGTAGACGAATGTCAACTCCTGACCATTCATCCCAACCGTTTCATCACTCTTACCTATCTGCTCAAAACCATTTTTCTCCAAGATCTTTTGAGATGCTATATTATTCATCGTTGTTTGTGCTTTTATTTGTTTTATTCTACCTTCTTCCACTACCGCTTCGATTAACAATTTCAATGCTCGATTCGCAATCCCCTTTCCAGTATAGACTTGTCCCACTCTATACCCAAGATGAGCAATACCTTGGGGTTCCTCAATATCTATTAAATTCATTCTCCCAAGAATTAGCCCTTCTTTATTCTTTATTAAATAAAAACAGCAACTTCCTTGGGACTGTTCTTCTAGTAAGGATTCATGTCTGTTTTTAAAAAAATCAAAGTTATAATAGTCGTTACCTCTAGTTGGTACCATCTCTTCAAAATAGATTCTGTTAGTAAGCTCAAACTCAAATAATTGTTCGACATCTGCCATATGCAACTTTTCGAGATGTATGTCCACAGTTATCTACCACCAATCTCTGTAAATACTTATATTCTGTTATTCGACTCTGTAAATTTAAATACCTCTTTCCCTTCGACAAATAAAAAACCTCAGCCCCGTACGAATCGGACTGAGGTAAACCATTTTACTTAATAAACAGATGTATTATCAGCTGAAACATTTTCCAGAATTTCTTTCACACGCGCAAGGAATTGCCCACACACTAAGCCGTCAAGCACACGATGATCGAGTGATAAACATAAATTCACCATATCACGTGCTGCAATCATGCCGCCGTCCATAATCATCGGACGTTTGACAATCGATTCTACTTGTAAAATCGCTGCTTGCGGGTAATTAATAATACCCATTGACTGAACCGAACCGAATGAGCCGGTATTGTTCACCGTAAATGTACCACCTTGCATTTCAGATGATTTCAATTTACCCGAACGCACTTTACCTGCAAGCTCCTGAACTTCGCGTCCAATACCTTTAATTGTTTTTTCATCCGCATGATTAATGACCGGGACGAACAGAGCGTCATCTGATGCGACAGCGATGGAGATGTTGATGTCTTTTTTCAGGACGATCTTGTCGCCTGCCCACATCGAGTTCATCATTGGGAATTCTTTCAATGCTTGTGCGACTGCCTTCACGAAAAACGCGAAGTACGTCAGATTGAAGCCTTCCTTTTGTTTGAAGTCATTTTTCAATGAATCACGATACTGGACAAGATTTGTGACGTCGACTTCAATCATCATCCAAGCATGTGGTGCTTCGTGTTTCGAGCGTAGCATATTGCTAGCAATGGCACGACGCACGCCTGTAACTGGGATTTCAATATCGCCAGCAGCAACAGGTGCATTGACAGGTTCAGCAGCTTTTGCTGCTGCAGTCGCTGCCGGCACGGAAGCTACAGGTGCTGGCGTTTCTATAACAGGTGCCGCAGCTGCCGTTGGAATATTGCCACTCTCAATAATCGCCAGCAAGTCTTTACGTGTAATACGCCCTTCCTTGCCAGAACCTTCTACTAGCGTCAAATCGATGCCATTGTCTTGTGAAAGACGAAGTACGGCAGGTGAATAGCGTCCCGCTGCTTTGCCTTTTTCACGATGTAATGATTCAACTGGTTTTTGTGAACTAGCAGCTGGCACTTCATTTGCGGGTTCTTCTTTAGCTGGTGCCGCAACAACTGGCGCTTCTACAGTCACACTACCTTCAATTTCAATCGTACAAATAATTTCTCCAACAGCTAGCGTTTCCCCTTCTTGTGCAATCAATTCCTTGATTGTCCCCGCAAATGAAGAAGGAACCTCAGCCGTTACTTTGTCCGTATTCACTTCTGCGAGCGGGTCGTATTTATTCACCGTATCGCCCGGTTTAACAAGCCATTTCTCGATAGTGCCTTCTGTCACACTTTCCCCGAGTTGCGGCATTAAAATATTTTCAATAGCCAATTCATTTACCTCCGTCCTGAATGAAAATCAAATACGCCTTGGCGAATTTGCGTCTAGATTTTGAATTGAGCTTGAGGCCTACAGGGGAGAAGGATTGAACTGCATCCTTCCTTGTAGGTCATGCAGTCGTTGCGACAGGACGTCGCGAACTTAGACTGCCTTCCATAACTCCATTCAAAATCTATGACATCCGCCGGAGGCTTAACTTTATTCGGCAGGCATAGAGCACCCACTGAATTGTCTTCATAATAGTTAATTGCCCAACACTTGCCGATTAAAGTTAAAATTCAGCAAGCTCACGCGCTGCTTTCTCGACTTTGTCTGGATTGACCATGAAAAACTTCTCCATTGTCGGTGCATACGGCATTGCCGGGATATCCGGTCCTGCAAGACGTTTGATAGGTGCATCGAGTTCGAACAGACAGTTTTCAGCGATAATGGCTGCCACTTCTCCCATGATACTTCCTTCTTTATTGTCTTCTGTCACAAGAAGAACTTTACCCGTTTTTGATGCCGCTTCAATAATGGCTTCTTGATCGAGCGGATAGACTGTACGTAAATCAAGGATATGTGTAGAAATACCATCCTCTGCAAGACGTTCAGCTGCTTGCAATGCGAAGTGAACACATAAACCGTATGTGATAATCGTAATGTCATCACCCTCACGTTTTACATCAGCCTTACCAATCGGAAGTACATAGTCATCAGTCGGCACTTCGCCTTTAATTAATCGATACGCGCGTTTATGCTCGAAGAACAGAACTGGATCTTCATCGCGGATGGCCGCTTTCAACAAACCTTTGGCATCGTACGGCGTAGAAGGAATAACGATTTTCAGTCCAGGCGTGCTAGCGAACATCGATTCCACAGATTGTGAGTGGTACAATGCGCCATGGACGCCGCCTCCGAAAGGTGCACGGATAACAATCGGACATGTCCAATCGTTATTCGAACGATAACGAATTTTTGCCGCTTCCGATACAATTTGGTTGACGGCCGGCATGATGAAATCAGCGAATTGCATTTCAGCAATTGGACGCAGACCATACATCGCAGCCCCAATACCGACACCTGCAATAGCAGATTCTGCGAGCGGTGTGTCTAGCGCACGGTATTCCCCAAATTGATCGTAAAGACCAGTCGTTGCTTTAAAAACGCCACCTTTACGTCCAACATCTTCACCAAGAACGAAAACACGATCGTCCCGTTCCATTTCTTCTTTCATAGCCAATGTGATGGCATCGATATAAGACATGACAGCCATTATGCGTTCCCCCCTTGTTCAGCATAAACATGGAGAAGCGCAGACTCAGGCTCAGCGTACGCAGCATTTTCCGCATAGTCGGTTGCTTCGTTCACTTCTTTCATGATGCGTTCTTCCAGTTCTTTTTCGAGTTCGTCCGTCAATATACCAACTTCTTTTAAGTATGCTGAGAATTTTGGAATCGGATCCATTTTCTTTTCATTTTCAAGCTCTTCAGCATCACGATACTGGCGCTGGTCATCGTCTGAGGAGTGTGCTGTTAAACGGTAGCAAATGGTTTCTACGAGACTAGGACCTTCACCACTGCGTGCACGATCTGCCGCTTCTTTTACCACTTTATACACCTCAAGTGGATCTGTACCATCCACTGTGACACCCGGCATACCATAACCGATAGCGCGGTCCGACACATTGGCACAGCCCAATTGTTTTTCGACAGGTACAGAAATGGCATATTTATTGTTTTCAACCATAATGACAGTTGGTAATTTATGAACACCCGCGAAGTTCATACCTTCGTGGAAATCTCCTTGGTTCGAGGAACCTTCACCAAGTGTGACAAATGTGATGAAATCTTCCTTTTTCATCTTCGCTGCAAGTGCAACCCCGACAGCATGTGGAAGCTGCGTCGTAACAGGTGATGAGCCTGTTAAAATACGGTTTTTGCGTTGACCGAAGTGACCTGGCATTTGACGGCCACCCGAGTTTGGATCTTCCGCTTTGGCGAATGCCGACAGCATTAAATCTTTTGCTGTCATACCGAAATGGAGGACAACGGCCATATCCCTGTAATAAGGCGCAATCCAGTCCTTGTCTTTATCAAGTGCGTAAGCCGCCCCTGC comes from Sporosarcina sp. FSL K6-3457 and encodes:
- a CDS encoding DUF5658 family protein produces the protein MIHSRRFKAGILLILLAILDSLFTDFGLRNNYITEANPLMRVVYEASVFGFYLIKISLPFLLLYLLAKIELKKYFQFLLGCALVLYSFVLCQHLIWLSLV
- a CDS encoding DUF3949 domain-containing protein; its protein translation is MEWWIIGTVLAIYLVIMIPVQYRNIVETKKELKKSGKTHNEIYDDMSFEQQQMQFNLQGNPINLPASLIAEFIYFLRHRKEKTT
- the meaB gene encoding methylmalonyl Co-A mutase-associated GTPase MeaB, which translates into the protein MDGIASSHDGMAAAKRKRFVKKDRDILIDELSDKIVEGSRLHLAKGITLLESITAQDKAAGQQLLLNVLPKTGNSIRIGITGVPGAGKSTFIEAFGLMLANAGHKVAVLAIDPSSTVTGGSILGDKTRMEELARHPNAFIRPSPSAGTLGGVHKKSRETMLLCEAAGYDVVLIETVGVGQSETVVRGMVDYFMLLVLTGAGDELQGMKKGIMELADGIVVHKADGDNLRLAKKTVREYRQLLHFLQPASPGWTTTSLPVSSIKNTGLEDVWQTILTFKQTMEDSRVWEGRRQSQTKDWFRSMINDRLIDTFFAEPGKKKQVAELEKSLLEGNLTVTGAVDRLFE
- the scpA gene encoding methylmalonyl-CoA mutase → MNKPDFSQVDVKKIVQANKSQTQSAGKLFRTNEGIDVKAIYTGQDIVNLGHVNDYPGLAPNTRGPYPTMYVARPWTVRQYAGFSTAEESNAFYRRNLAMGQKGLSVAFDLATHRGYDSDHPRVTGDVGKAGVAIDSVEDMKILFDGIPLDQMSVSMTMNGAVLPIMAFYIVAAEEQGVTPDKLAGTIQNDILKEYMVRNTYIFPPDMSMKIIADIFDYTSNNMPKFNSISISGYHMQEAGATADIELAYTLADGLEYVRTGLKAGIDIDSFAPRLSFFWAIGMNYYMEIAKMRAARKIWAQMMAAFEPKNPKTLALRTHSQTSGWSLTEQDPFNNVTRTLIEANAAAMGHTQSLHTNALDEAIALPTDFSARIARNTQLFLQEETMMTKVIDPWGGSYYVEKLTDELMDKAWELIEEIEDLGGMAKAIETGLPKMKIEEAAAKRQAQIDSRAESIIGVNKYRLDKEDPIDILDIDNTLVRQKQIERIHQMKTDRDDAEVVRILTTLTEIARSGEGNLLACAVDAARARATIGEISDAIERVSGRHKAVIRSVSGVYSSNFSNAEEINEVKSMADDFLENEGRRPRILIAKMGQDGHDRGAKVIASSFADLGFDVDIGPLFQTPEETALQAAENDVHVIGVSSLAAGHKTLVPELLGELAKIGREDILIVVGGVIPAQDYAFLRENGAAAIFGPGTVIPVAAQKVIEEIYRRLGYEEVSE
- a CDS encoding methylmalonyl-CoA mutase family protein; translation: MTIHTMKSTTFEQADFEQWKEEAVRSLKGKPLESLMTKTLEGIDLQPLYTRESFTEGVRVTKQQTGWIIAQQTHAMNGQQFVTELKKSLDRGNEAIVYDGTQPFDWDESSLREIAQLMTDYPIFITNTKKEDSFLKAFTFVDKANRSAVKGAIAVSGWTLPEGFRQVRTSGADTWSAHHNGADAVTELALALAQAAQYTEKHETFSHFAKDFFVRFAADTHFFMEIAKFRAFRVLWQAFSVAYGVTDTPSIPLLATTSLRSYSKLDPYVNLLRAGNETFAAVLGGADVMTVHPHDVLTGPSESSIRFARNIQLVIKEETHVDKVIDPAGGSYFIETLTAELVDKAWALFVDMEAAGGYETYMANGSLAALLEQRRDEVAIGKQSLIGTNVYADVVATEFADWSGIAVEGRLAEPFEDLRLLFSKEQPRTVLLTFGALKDFKPKADFVTGFLATGGIQCEWSPAFEDAQAAQAWLANEQVDYAIVCATSDMTEAVMETILEGWPENILLDVAGKYEPTMTQQWLDAGLNGFLFAGQNKVDKLIAIHTARKGGVDGE
- a CDS encoding GNAT family N-acetyltransferase; this encodes MDIHLEKLHMADVEQLFEFELTNRIYFEEMVPTRGNDYYNFDFFKNRHESLLEEQSQGSCCFYLIKNKEGLILGRMNLIDIEEPQGIAHLGYRVGQVYTGKGIANRALKLLIEAVVEEGRIKQIKAQTTMNNIASQKILEKNGFEQIGKSDETVGMNGQELTFVYYSWASLLK
- a CDS encoding dihydrolipoamide acetyltransferase family protein gives rise to the protein MAIENILMPQLGESVTEGTIEKWLVKPGDTVNKYDPLAEVNTDKVTAEVPSSFAGTIKELIAQEGETLAVGEIICTIEIEGSVTVEAPVVAAPAKEEPANEVPAASSQKPVESLHREKGKAAGRYSPAVLRLSQDNGIDLTLVEGSGKEGRITRKDLLAIIESGNIPTAAAAPVIETPAPVASVPAATAAAKAAEPVNAPVAAGDIEIPVTGVRRAIASNMLRSKHEAPHAWMMIEVDVTNLVQYRDSLKNDFKQKEGFNLTYFAFFVKAVAQALKEFPMMNSMWAGDKIVLKKDINISIAVASDDALFVPVINHADEKTIKGIGREVQELAGKVRSGKLKSSEMQGGTFTVNNTGSFGSVQSMGIINYPQAAILQVESIVKRPMIMDGGMIAARDMVNLCLSLDHRVLDGLVCGQFLARVKEILENVSADNTSVY
- a CDS encoding alpha-ketoacid dehydrogenase subunit beta: MAVMSYIDAITLAMKEEMERDDRVFVLGEDVGRKGGVFKATTGLYDQFGEYRALDTPLAESAIAGVGIGAAMYGLRPIAEMQFADFIMPAVNQIVSEAAKIRYRSNNDWTCPIVIRAPFGGGVHGALYHSQSVESMFASTPGLKIVIPSTPYDAKGLLKAAIRDEDPVLFFEHKRAYRLIKGEVPTDDYVLPIGKADVKREGDDITIITYGLCVHFALQAAERLAEDGISTHILDLRTVYPLDQEAIIEAASKTGKVLLVTEDNKEGSIMGEVAAIIAENCLFELDAPIKRLAGPDIPAMPYAPTMEKFFMVNPDKVEKAARELAEF
- a CDS encoding thiamine pyrophosphate-dependent dehydrogenase E1 component subunit alpha yields the protein MAKNRHEELGLTNEDVLQIFETMLMARRIDERMWLLNRAGKIPFVISCQGQEAAQAGAAYALDKDKDWIAPYYRDMAVVLHFGMTAKDLMLSAFAKAEDPNSGGRQMPGHFGQRKNRILTGSSPVTTQLPHAVGVALAAKMKKEDFITFVTLGEGSSNQGDFHEGMNFAGVHKLPTVIMVENNKYAISVPVEKQLGCANVSDRAIGYGMPGVTVDGTDPLEVYKVVKEAADRARSGEGPSLVETICYRLTAHSSDDDQRQYRDAEELENEKKMDPIPKFSAYLKEVGILTDELEKELEERIMKEVNEATDYAENAAYAEPESALLHVYAEQGGNA